The sequence AATAACTCATTAGCTACTTTTGTGTAGACACTTATATTTTCATTTTTATCCATTCTAGAATCAACAAACTGCTTCAATTCGAATGGGAATTCAACCCCATAGTCTTCTAAAATGGAAATGTTTTTATAATAGGTGTCCATGTATTGACTCACATTGTCACTTTGTAAAACATGAATGATCGTTTGCAAGCTTGCAATGACTTGATAAGCATCTTTCAAAGTATCCATTTGTTGAAATTGATTTGACGAAAAACGAAGGATGTTATCCTTTTCAAATTCTCTAATTTGTTTATCTGTAAAATAATTTGGGAAAACGTCACAATAGATTTGTTTCGTTAACTCCATGATTTTCGTTCTCTGCTCTGGAGTTGAGGCAAATACTACTTTCATTATAACCCACCTTTAAGCCCTTCATAGTTAGTAATAGAATAACATATTTTTGTGTGCTATTATGGTGGTAATTATCACCACAATTATATGCTATAAACGCTTACTTTGATGGAGTTAAAGGAGAATTTATGATTGAAACAAAACGAAATGGGGAATGGTTCCAGATTACGATTCCTAACGAATGGGAAAATTACACCGTTCAAGACTTATTTCGAAAAGTGTGGCAAGCCCCCAAAAAACAAGTACATGCTTTAAGAATGGAAAAAAGAGTGTTCGTAAACGAAAAGGAAGCCGATTGGACACAACTCCTACGCAAAAAGGATACATTGGCGATTCGTTTTTTTCAAAATGAAGCTCTTCCTTATGAAGCAAAGTTTTATGATATCACCATTTTATATGAGGATGATCACCTCTTAGTTGTAAATAAACCAGCTGGAATGGATACTCATCCCAATTCGCCAGAGCAAAACGATAGTCTAGCAAATGCAGTCGCTTATTATTTGCAAAGTAAGGGCGAGTTCCGCGCGTTCAAACATATCCATCGATTGGATCGGGATACAACGGGTGCGGTTTTATTTGCCAAGCACGCTTTTGTTGGCGCTCTTCTAGATAACATGCTTGAAAAAAGAGAAATTAAAAGGACTTATTTAGCCCTAATTCATGGAATCCTCAAGAATAAAAAAGGAACCATCCACAAACCAATTGGCCGTGACCGACATCATGCCACAAGAAGGAGAGTATCATCTAGCGGGCAAGACGCGATTACTCATTATCGATTAGTAAAGGTCGATTCTAAGCGAAACCTATCGCTTGTTCAATGTATGCTTGATACCGGAAGAACCCATCAAATCCGTGTCCATCTAAGTCATATTGGTCATCCACTTGCTGGAGATCTTATATACGGTGGAAAACCGCTTTTTTCTAGGCAAGCTTTACACGCAGTCAAACTCCAATTGACACATCCATTTACACAAGAATCAATTACATGTTTCGCTCCCTTTTCAGATAAACCAGAAATTTTCCCGGATATTGATCCGCATCAACTCCCTTAATTGTCCTTCATCACAACGATGAAGGACTTTTTAATTAATCATTTCAAAAATATTAAAGTTTTATAAAAGTTCAATGGGATCCCTTTAATTATTCATTTTTTTACTTTAATATAATATTTTATCTACACTAACATTCTTAACAATAGAAAAGGAGTAGGTAATCGATTAGAGAGGGGTTTACAGATGTTTTTTAAGAAGAGATATAAATTTTCGCCTTTACTAATGGATATTTCTTTAAATTTAAAGGAAGCCACTCGTTTCTTCTCCGATTTTGAAATTAAAAATATTAGCGACTTAAAAGTATTAGCTGAAACGATGAAGGAATATGAAACAAAAGGGGATACCTATATTCACGAGGTGATTGTTGAGCTCAATCATACATTAATGACACCCATTGATCGCGAAGATATTCTTGCATTAGCAATGGGGATGGACGATATATTAGATGAGTTGGAACATTGCTCTGCTTTATTTGAAATGTATTCTATTACGAAGTTTGATGATTTTATGAAACGTTTCATTGATAGCATTCAAAAATGTACCATTGAAATTGAAATGGCCATCGATTTATTAACCAAAAGAAAACTTGTGCAAATTCGAGATCATGCCATCAAAATTAAAGATTATGAAGCAAAATGTGATGGCATCCAACGTCAATCAATTAAACATCTTTTCTCGATTGAAAAGGACCCGATCGTCCTTATTCAATATAAGGAGATTTATGAGAATTTTGAAAATGTCGCAGATCGCTGTCAGGATGTCGCCAATACATTAGAAACCATAATTATGAAAAATGGATAAGATTTAAGATCAGATTGGATTTATCTCCCACTCATTTTAAATTTAATTTATTACACAATAACTATGTACGGCCATGAGCTGCCTACAAAACTTGAGTGGAGGGATATGGCTATGATGCAACCACAAAATAATATGAACCAAGGGCAAAATATGACTATGACCGGTATGCAACCAACTGATACAAAGCATGGTGGCCATGAATTAATGGATGTTCATGAAGTATTAAGTTGTACCGTATCTACATTAGATCAATATTTACTTTTCGCACAAATGGCGAAAGATCCGGAATTACAGGCGATGATTAATCGTCAGCATCAATTCTTGCTGGATTCATATAATCTTCTTGCGCAATGTTTTAAAACGGGGATGAACCCATCTCACCATACAACAAGATATGCCATGACGCAAAGTAACGACGTTGTGTATGGATTAACAGCTAGTCAACCGAAAAAACCAAAAATGAATGCATCGGAAATCGGTGATCAATGTATTACAAATTATATGCTGGGGTTAATGAAAGCCGATGCACAGGCCTTAACCAAAGGGGCACTTGAAGTGACCAACCCTGTAGTAAGAAGGGTAATGGCGGATTCGGTACCAAACTTTGTAGAAATGGCTTATGAAATCTTCCAATACCAAAATAAACGTGGCTATTACCAAGTAGCCCGATTGGATCAGCAAGATATGGAGACGCTGATCAATAGCTATGCACCAACAAATGCTCCGTTACAATAGGTGTGAAACTTGATGGTTAGTTGAGGCCAGCAACATGCTGGTCACGTAGATGTTGCCAAAGGCATATTTAGGTTCAACGTTCGGAGCTTTACGGTCAGTTGATACCCCGCCTTATTTACAAAATCTAGGTGGCATTCATACTGTCCGTTAAGCCTAAAAAAGAGGCTTTCGATTTAATTCGATCGACAGCCTCTTTTCCTTGAGCAAATATCGGATTATCGAAATGAAAAATGATATACCTTAAAGGCTAGTCCATTAAAGTATTGAATAATCGTTCCGATGGTAAGGACGAGTACAATTGTCCCTGCTCCTATTTTTCCGCCGATGAGAATTCCCATTAAAATAAAAATCCCTTCTAATATCGTTCGAGACATCATTAAATTAATCTTAAACTTTTCACATAACCCTACCATAAGACCATCATACGGCATCGCAGGTAAATTAGCGGTTAAATAAATTCCAACCCCAATTCCAATGAACAAAACACCCATGAGAAAGCAAATCCAACGCAAAAAAGGAGTATGAAGCCATATGGACAAATCACGAAAAATAATTTCTCCCCAAAAATCCACAATCACTCCCCAAATGATCATGGTGATGATGGATTCAAATTGAGGCCTTTTCTTTAGTATTATGGCACCAACAATTAAAAATACAGCTTGTGAAAGGATCACCCAAGTCCCAAAGGTAAGTCCTGTTTTTTCAGCGAAAACTAATAGCACAACATCCTGTGGTCCAGCCCCCGCATTTGACTTAATAATGAATGTGACTCCTAAACAAGCAATTGCAATCCCAATTACATAGAACATTAATTTCTTTCCCATTTACAAAACCTCAACTCTCCATTCAACTGATTTCATTAGAAGATAAAGTAGTTATAATCAGGATATTTACAAACATTTTAATTTCCTCAAAAAAATGATAGGTGTATGGGATCACCTATCATTTTTGTATTAAATTCGCCAGTCGAATTTGCGTCCAGAGTATATCACTCTGCAAAACGCCACCTCCCTCTCCCCCACTTGTAAAAGCAGGGAATGATTGGTGAATGGGTTAAGCATTTTGTTTTGTTTCTTCTTTGTGAAAGAAACTTTTCATCGCGTGGAAAACATCAGCTTTTTGTTTGAGGATATAATGTTTGAAGTGCTCATTTTTAATGTTTTTATAAGCGGACATTAAAGTCGAGTGGCGGTTATATTGGTTGACTTCGCCGTATCCAAACATGCTGGATACTTTAATCAATTCTTCCACTAATTTAACACAGCGAGCATTATCTGAAGTCAAGTTATCTCCATCAGAAAAGTGGAATGGATAGATATTATAGCGATTTGGCTGATATTTTTCCTCAATTAACTCGAGGGCTTTACGATAAGCCGAAGAACAAATCGTTCCACCACTTTCTCCTTTTGTAAAGAATTCTTCCTCCGTAACGACCTTTGCCTCGGTATGATGAGCAATGAATTCAATTTCAACCGTTTCATATTTCGAACGTAAAAATCTTGTCATCCAAAAGAAAAAGCTTCTCGCCATATACTTCTCCCAGACTCCCATTGAACCACTTGTATCCATCATTGCAAGAACTACCGCTTTGGAATCGGGCTTGATAATTTCATTCCAAGTCTTAAATTTCAAATCTTCCTGATAAATCGGATGAAATTTTGGCTTTCCACTCATGGCATTTCGTTTAAATGCTGACATCATTGTTCTTTTCTTATCAATATTCCCCATTAAACCTGTTTTACGAATGTCATTGAACTCAATATCTTCAATAACATCTTCTTGTAATTCTTTACGTTTTAAATTTGGAAGCTCCAACTGTTTGAATAAGGCTTCTTCCAAGTCCATCAATGATACTTCTGCTTCAAAATAATCTTCGCCAGCCTGGTCACCTGCACCCTGCCCTTTACCTGGCCCTTTTTGACCTGGGGATCCATCACGAGCAACAACATCCCCTACTTTACTCTCTCCGTCGCCTTGGCCCACATGTTTGTTCTTATCATAATTATAGCGAATTTTGTACTCATCAAGAGAACGAATCGGAATCTTTACCACTTCTCGACCGTTTGACATCACAATATTTTCCTCTGTAATTAAATCGGGGAGATTATTACGAATCGCTTCTTGAACCTTTTCTTGGTGTCTCTGTTGGTCATCGTGGCCTTTGCGATGGAGGGACCAATCTTCTTTCGAAATTACAAATTGATGTTTATTATTATCAGTCACTTCTACCCCTCCTTAAAATAAATCAAATTAGCTCCAGTGAATTTGCGCCCGAATTTTTATCGAGCTCGCTTTAAGTTTCCTTTAAAAATCCGAGGCATCCGCCGGAGGCTTTTCATTCAACAGTGGTTTAATCATTATTGAATCCGAGAATTTTTTGTATTCAGACTCCACTTTTAGAAACTGATACCCTTCGGTTGAATGAAATCATTTTTATTTGCACACTTCAAGATTAGGAACATAGAATATCTTGAGTGCAAAAAAAGTGAAAAATAATGGATTACTCTATCATATGCAAGAAGACAAAATAGTTTACAAATAATTTCAATATTGAGCCAAATGCCCACTAAAAATAGACAAGCAATATAAAAGCTCGGATCATGTTCCTTTTACCGTCCCTTATAAAAAAACAAAAGGACTATCAGCAAGAATAGTCCTTTTTCGAAAAGATTTATCGGTTTAATAAGCTTCCTACATAACGCAGTAATTCATTGGCCGAAGTCGAATTATACCCATGCTCATCAATTAATCTAGCTACGACTTCATTCACTTTCTTTAATTGCTGTTCATCAGGAGTTTTCGTAGAGGTTGTAATTTTAACCACGTCTTTTAAGTCGGCAAATAGCTTCTTCTGGATCGCTTCACGGAGGCGATCATGAGAATTATAATCAAATCGCTTCCCTTTACGAGCATAAGCAGAAATTCGAATTAAAATTTCTTCACGGAATGCCTTTTTCGCATTTTCAGAAATTCCAATTTGTTCTTCAATGGAACGCATTAACTTTTCATCTGGATTAATTTCTTCCCCT is a genomic window of Niallia sp. XMNu-256 containing:
- the yhbH gene encoding sporulation protein YhbH, whose protein sequence is MTDNNKHQFVISKEDWSLHRKGHDDQQRHQEKVQEAIRNNLPDLITEENIVMSNGREVVKIPIRSLDEYKIRYNYDKNKHVGQGDGESKVGDVVARDGSPGQKGPGKGQGAGDQAGEDYFEAEVSLMDLEEALFKQLELPNLKRKELQEDVIEDIEFNDIRKTGLMGNIDKKRTMMSAFKRNAMSGKPKFHPIYQEDLKFKTWNEIIKPDSKAVVLAMMDTSGSMGVWEKYMARSFFFWMTRFLRSKYETVEIEFIAHHTEAKVVTEEEFFTKGESGGTICSSAYRKALELIEEKYQPNRYNIYPFHFSDGDNLTSDNARCVKLVEELIKVSSMFGYGEVNQYNRHSTLMSAYKNIKNEHFKHYILKQKADVFHAMKSFFHKEETKQNA
- a CDS encoding YitT family protein, producing MGKKLMFYVIGIAIACLGVTFIIKSNAGAGPQDVVLLVFAEKTGLTFGTWVILSQAVFLIVGAIILKKRPQFESIITMIIWGVIVDFWGEIIFRDLSIWLHTPFLRWICFLMGVLFIGIGVGIYLTANLPAMPYDGLMVGLCEKFKINLMMSRTILEGIFILMGILIGGKIGAGTIVLVLTIGTIIQYFNGLAFKVYHFSFR
- a CDS encoding RluA family pseudouridine synthase: MIETKRNGEWFQITIPNEWENYTVQDLFRKVWQAPKKQVHALRMEKRVFVNEKEADWTQLLRKKDTLAIRFFQNEALPYEAKFYDITILYEDDHLLVVNKPAGMDTHPNSPEQNDSLANAVAYYLQSKGEFRAFKHIHRLDRDTTGAVLFAKHAFVGALLDNMLEKREIKRTYLALIHGILKNKKGTIHKPIGRDRHHATRRRVSSSGQDAITHYRLVKVDSKRNLSLVQCMLDTGRTHQIRVHLSHIGHPLAGDLIYGGKPLFSRQALHAVKLQLTHPFTQESITCFAPFSDKPEIFPDIDPHQLP
- a CDS encoding spore coat protein, producing the protein MMQPQNNMNQGQNMTMTGMQPTDTKHGGHELMDVHEVLSCTVSTLDQYLLFAQMAKDPELQAMINRQHQFLLDSYNLLAQCFKTGMNPSHHTTRYAMTQSNDVVYGLTASQPKKPKMNASEIGDQCITNYMLGLMKADAQALTKGALEVTNPVVRRVMADSVPNFVEMAYEIFQYQNKRGYYQVARLDQQDMETLINSYAPTNAPLQ
- a CDS encoding DUF47 domain-containing protein, whose product is MFFKKRYKFSPLLMDISLNLKEATRFFSDFEIKNISDLKVLAETMKEYETKGDTYIHEVIVELNHTLMTPIDREDILALAMGMDDILDELEHCSALFEMYSITKFDDFMKRFIDSIQKCTIEIEMAIDLLTKRKLVQIRDHAIKIKDYEAKCDGIQRQSIKHLFSIEKDPIVLIQYKEIYENFENVADRCQDVANTLETIIMKNG
- a CDS encoding DUF5365 family protein; translated protein: MKVVFASTPEQRTKIMELTKQIYCDVFPNYFTDKQIREFEKDNILRFSSNQFQQMDTLKDAYQVIASLQTIIHVLQSDNVSQYMDTYYKNISILEDYGVEFPFELKQFVDSRMDKNENISVYTKVANELLV